In Primulina eburnea isolate SZY01 chromosome 14, ASM2296580v1, whole genome shotgun sequence, the following proteins share a genomic window:
- the LOC140812924 gene encoding uncharacterized protein isoform X1, with product MAASSSAECVAAAALRSVLQRVNKTANLSGRASDRIRVVAVSKTKPVPLIRQVYDAGHRHFGENYVQELIEKAPQLPDDIEWHFIGNLQSNKVKPLLNGVPNLSMVETVDDEKIANHLDRVVGNIGRKPLKVLVQVNTSGEESKSGVEPSGCVELAKHVRLTCPNLEFCGLMTIGMPDYTSTPENFKTLANCRSEVCKELGMAEEQCELSMGMSGDFEMALIIYSGHDCRLRWAVQMLELDLPYLEQGSIQRNCQTRFASF from the exons ATGGCGGCGAGTTCCTCTGCTGAATGCGTGGCTGCGGCGGCGCTAAGATCGGTCCTCCAGCGGGTTAATAAGACAGCAAATCTTTCCGGCCGTGCATCTGATCGTATCCGAGTCGTAGCAGTGAGCAAGACTAAACCGGTACCCCTCATCCGCCAAGTGTATGACGCCGGCCACCGCCACTTTGGCGAAAACTATGTCCAAGAACTCATAGAGAAAGCTCCTCAG CTTCCTGATGATATAGAGTGGCATTTCATTGGGAATTTGCAGAGCAATAAAGTGAAACCTCTTCTAA ATGGTGTTCCAAATCTTTCCATGGTGGAGACTGTTGATGATGAGAAG ATTGCGAATCACCTTGACCGTGTGGTTGGAAACATTGGAAGAAAACCTTTGAAAGTACTGGTCCAAGTAAATACAAGCGGCGAAGAAT CTAAATCTGGGGTTGAACCTTCTGGTTGTGTTGAGCTTGCCAAACATGTTAGGCTGACTTGTCCGAACCTTGAATTTTGTGGTCTCATGACAATTGGGATGCCAGATTATACATCTACCCCAGAGAATTTTAAG ACATTAGCAAACTGTAGAAGTGAGGTTTGCAAAGAACTTGGGATGGCAGAAGAGCAATGTGAGCTCTCGATGGGCATGTCTGGAGACTTTGAGATGGCT CTGATAATTTACTCCGGGCATGATTGCAGATTGAGATGGGCAGTACAAATGTTAGAATTGGATCTACCATATTTGGAGCAAGGGAGTATCCAAAGAAACTGTCAAACTAGATTTGCCAGCTTTTAA
- the LOC140812924 gene encoding uncharacterized protein isoform X2 produces MAASSSAECVAAAALRSVLQRVNKTANLSGRASDRIRVVAVSKTKPVPLIRQVYDAGHRHFGENYVQELIEKAPQLPDDIEWHFIGNLQSNKVKPLLNGVPNLSMVETVDDEKIANHLDRVVGNIGRKPLKVLVQVNTSGEESKSGVEPSGCVELAKHVRLTCPNLEFCGLMTIGMPDYTSTPENFKTLANCRSEVCKELGMAEEQCELSMGMSGDFEMAIEMGSTNVRIGSTIFGAREYPKKLSN; encoded by the exons ATGGCGGCGAGTTCCTCTGCTGAATGCGTGGCTGCGGCGGCGCTAAGATCGGTCCTCCAGCGGGTTAATAAGACAGCAAATCTTTCCGGCCGTGCATCTGATCGTATCCGAGTCGTAGCAGTGAGCAAGACTAAACCGGTACCCCTCATCCGCCAAGTGTATGACGCCGGCCACCGCCACTTTGGCGAAAACTATGTCCAAGAACTCATAGAGAAAGCTCCTCAG CTTCCTGATGATATAGAGTGGCATTTCATTGGGAATTTGCAGAGCAATAAAGTGAAACCTCTTCTAA ATGGTGTTCCAAATCTTTCCATGGTGGAGACTGTTGATGATGAGAAG ATTGCGAATCACCTTGACCGTGTGGTTGGAAACATTGGAAGAAAACCTTTGAAAGTACTGGTCCAAGTAAATACAAGCGGCGAAGAAT CTAAATCTGGGGTTGAACCTTCTGGTTGTGTTGAGCTTGCCAAACATGTTAGGCTGACTTGTCCGAACCTTGAATTTTGTGGTCTCATGACAATTGGGATGCCAGATTATACATCTACCCCAGAGAATTTTAAG ACATTAGCAAACTGTAGAAGTGAGGTTTGCAAAGAACTTGGGATGGCAGAAGAGCAATGTGAGCTCTCGATGGGCATGTCTGGAGACTTTGAGATGGCT ATTGAGATGGGCAGTACAAATGTTAGAATTGGATCTACCATATTTGGAGCAAGGGAGTATCCAAAGAAACTGTCAAACTAG
- the LOC140812807 gene encoding putative pectate lyase 2: protein MAAPFSLPLTLTLILVFINLSPSLAKDDHTTKILNPIDSCWRSQSNWATNRHALADCAVGFGKNAIGGKYGAIYVVTDPSDDPVNPKPGTLRYGVIQAKPLWIVFGRSMVITLKNELMINSYKTIDGRGAKVEIAYGPCITIQHVSHVIIHGIAIHDCKPGKSGIVRDSPTHAGNRRGSDGDGIDLFDSSDIWIDHCYLARCYDGLIDVIHASTGITISNNFFSNHDKVMLFGHDDNNVEDKAIKVTVAFNHFGPGLVQRMPRVRLGFAHVANNRYDQWEMYAIGGSANPSIFSEGNYFMAPNNRDLKQVTKREVKSGWTNWKWRSSKDKFMNGAYFVPSGYGSISTGYTYAQSFQVADGSMALALTSDAGPLTCTANKLC, encoded by the exons ATGGCCGCCCCGTTTTCTCTTCCACTAACCCTAACCCTAATTCTAGTTTTCATCAACTTATCACCATCACTAGCTAAGGATGACCACACCACCAAAATCTTAAATCCAATAGACTCATGCTGGAGGAGTCAGTCCAACTGGGCCACAAATCGTCATGCCTTGGCTGATTGCGCAGTTGGGTTTGGTAAAAATGCCATTGGAGGAAAATATGGCGCCATTTATGTCGTCACAGACCCATCAGACGACCCAGTCAACCCTAAGCCCGGCACCCTTCGATACGGTGTGATCCAAGCTAAACCGTTGTGGATTGTTTTTGGTAGAAGCATGGTTATTACACTGAAAAATGAACTCATGATTAATAGCTACAAAACGATAGATGGAAGAGGGGCTAAAGTGGAGATTGCTTACGGGCCATGCATCACTATCCAGCATGTTAGCCATGTGATCATACATGGGATCGCTATTCATGATTGCAAACCTGGAAAATCGGGCATAGTTCGTGATAGCCCGACCCATGCTGGAAATCGCCGTGGATCTGACGGGGACGGGATTGACTTATTCGATTCATCTGATATTTGGATCGATCATTGTTATCTTGCTCGTTGTTACGATGGATTAATTGATGTAATTCATGCCTCGACTGGAATCACCATTTCTAACAACTTCTTCTCTAACCATGACAAA GTTATGTTATTCGGGCATGACGATAACAACGTAGAAGACAAAGCAATAAAAGTGACAGTAGCATTTAACCATTTTGGCCCGGGATTAGTTCAGAGAATGCCAAG GGTTAGGCTAGGTTTCGCGCATGTGGCTAATAATAGATATGATCAATGGGAGATGTATGCCATCGGCGGAAGCGCAAATCCATCCATTTTCAGTGAGGGAAACTACTTCATGGCGCCTAATAACCGCGACCTGAAACAA gTTACAAAGAGAGAGGTGAAGAGTGGATGGACGAACTGGAAATGGAGATCATCCAAGGACAAATTCATGAACGGCGCATACTTCGTTCCATCTGGATATGGAAGCATTTCCACCGGCTACACCTACGCGCAGTCGTTTCAAGTGGCCGATGGATCCATGGCGCTGGCTCTAACATCCGACGCAGGCCCATTGACCTGCACTGCCAATAAACTATGTTGA